The sequence TTTCTTCGAGGCCGCTGTAACCCTCACCGGCCGGCAGAACTTGGACCGAGCTCAATGGCTGAGATGGTTGAAGAGTCGATTCAACCGCGCGCGCCGTTTTCACCGTCAGGGGACGCTGATTCACGAAACCTCCAGATCCAGAAGAAAGCTTAAAGCCACCAGGGCGACTAAATCGCGTCGAATAATATCCGGAAATTGTCCTCGAAGGTAGTCAAACAGGCAGGCGAAGGCATTTCGCGCGGTCACCGGCTGCGAACGCGCCACCTGCCGGAACAATGATTAGGCCGTTTGCGCGAGCAAATGAGACAAAATCTGACGAGCCACCCCACTTCAGCGGTGCTGCCAGCAGGCTTCCGTCTTCGCCCGTCCGCATGACCGCAGGCAGGTAACTCTCGCGATCCGGAGCAGCCTTCACGTCTCGCTCCAGAACAGTTGTTACTTCCGGCAACCCTCGCTCGGTCGCGCCCTGCATAGCGCGAAGCGCAGTGCGCGCGAACAGATTGAAGGTGACCGCAACCGAGACTGGGTTTCCGGGTAAACCGAAAATTAGTTTGCCGCCTACCTTTCCGAAGACGGTTGGTTTGCCGGGTTTCAAAGCAACTCGCTCAAAGAAGATTTCCGCGCCGAGCTCTCTGAAAACAGTCTTCGTGAAATCATAAACCCCCATCGAAACGCCACCCGAAGTAATCAGCATGTCGCACCGTTCAAGGGCCGCAGCCATTTGCTTCTTCAAAAGCTCCGTGTCATCGCCGGCGAGCGGCACGCGTTCCACGTTTCCGCCTGCCAGTTTCGCGTACGCTTCAATTGTGTAGTTGTTCGAATCGCGAATTTGATCGCGCGCCGGTTTTTGATCGACGTTCACGAGCTCGCTGCCTGTAGCCATCACTGCGACGCGCGGCTGGCGCCCGACGTTTACTCTTGCATAACCAAACGACGCGAGCGTGGCAATCGCTTGCGGATTGATCTCTTCACCGGCTCGCAGCACAGTCGCGCCGGCTTTAATTTCCGCAGCGCGTCGAACAATTGACCGTCCGAACTGAACGGGCTCAAGAATCTCGACCGTACCTGCCCCGTTCATTTCGCGCGTGAGCTCAACCTGCTGCACGGAATCAGCTCCCTGCGGAACAGGTGCGCCGGTCATGATGCGCACGGCCTCTCCGCCTTTCATCTCGTGATGCCACCCGCCGCCGGCGGCTGACTCGCCGACAATGCGCAAACGCGCGGGCGTCGTCGCCACGTCGGCAGCGCGTACCGCGTAACCGTCCATCTGCGCCCGATCGAATGGTGGTAAGTCTGTGTCGGCGATAATGTCTTCTGCGAGAATTCGCCCGGCCGCCTCAGGAAGCTGGATCGTTTCACTGCTCAACGCCCCTGCTTTTGAAAGGATGAGCTGAACGGCTTCACTAACTGACATCATAGAGGTCGATTCTAGATTCTTGAGCAGGGGTTAATCAACGCGACTGACTTTGCCGGTCCTCGTTCGACCTTGGCGAACGCTTTTGGTTGATCACTCGATTCGCAATCTTTGCGAAGCCTGAAATTAATGCGCTCGGACTAGTGACGTTGACGGGTTTTGTCGCCAGGAATGGCGCGTTATCTTCGTTGTGGTCATAGCGAATGGCTGTGTTATCCTCGCGCGCACGCTGATGCGACCGCGGCGCCCAGGAATTCTCCTAGACGTATAAGTACTAAGCCGCCGCTCGCTGGAGTGTAGCCGCCCCCCTTACAAGCGAGTAAGGTTCGGCAGTCCCGCGTCCACTGAGAACCCACGGAGTTTGCCCGAATACGTAAGACGCACGTAGCCTGTCCCGAGGAACAGGCGGCAGCATCTTGCGCCTTCACACGACCCTGTTTAGAGCTCGGACGCGGTTCGCAGTGCTGGGTCGGGGTTGCTCAAAAGAATACTCACGGTTTGGGTAACACACTTGCCATCGCCAAAATCGCCGGCAGCCTCTCTGATTTTGGGCGGCGGCTTTGCGCCTCACCTGGGGGCCGCCGTCGTCTTGAACCTGCTCTGCTACCTAAGGATGATATCGCTTACGTTCGCCATCGGCCGCGAGGTAGCGGGCGGTCACGACGAGAAACTCCGGGGTCGTGGAGATCGATAGGGTCCGGACTTTGAGCGCGCGGGTAAACTTCCGATGGGCGGTTCCGTAGATGCTAGGTGAGACGTTATTAAGAACATTTTGGGGCTCAGGGGCCGCCGCCGTGACGAAGGGCCTGGCCAGAGCCGGAGTGAGAGCCGAGGACCACGTTCTCTGGCGACGCTTCAGCTCTAACCTTTCGGTCAGCCTCGTAGGCGCTGTTTTTTCCCTGGCGATAAAACTGGGTCAAACGCTGCTCCTGATGAGGGCGCTGCGGATCGACGATTACGGGCGCCTGCTCGTCGTCATCAACCTCTTCGCCTTCCTGAACTCTTTTATCGGGCTGCGCGTCAGCGACGTGATCTTCCGCTTTTTCCAGCCGCTGAAAGAGGCGCAAGAGTGGCGTGCCCTCCAGGGATTGCTTTTGCTTTGCCTGGCAATCAGCGTCGCCGCCGGCTTGCTGATTTTTGGCGGCGTCCTCGTCCTCTCGCCCTGGCTTTCCGAGCGCCTGTATGAGAGTCCGGAGCTCGCGCCACTTTTCTCCCTCTACGGTTGCACGATACTTTTCGTAACCTTAGCGGACGTCTCCGGGCCGCTTCTACGGCTGCACGGCCGCTTCACCGCTATCGTCGTGCCGCAGGTGCTGGGCAACCTGGTTACCCTGCTACTGATCGCAGTGCACACCGCGACGGCCTCTCCGTACAGCTTGAAGGCCATCGTCGGAGCATTCGCAGCCGGGGTGGTGATTCAGACTATGCCTCCGGTGATCCGGGCGCTACGACTCGTCAGCCCCTACCTCAGAGACATCCGCCCGACGCTCGCCGCGCGCGCCCTGACCCCGCACCGGACTGAGTTGACGAAATGCTTGTTCAATAGCAACCTCTCTGGTTACCTACAGATCGCGGCGTCTCCCGGCGACGTCTTCCTCCTGGGGATTTTCAGCTCACCCGCGCAGGTGGCCTTATACGGATTAGCTAAGCAACTTATCGCCCCAGTAGCACTGTTATTGACGAACGTGGGGTTCGCTCTCACCCCTGAAGTGGCCCTAATAATCGCCGGGCGCAAGCTCCGCCAACTGAAGCGCCTGATTAGAGGCTACTGCACGATGGCGATCATTGCGGGCGGCATCTTGCTGGCCTGTACGCTGTTTACGGGCCGCTTCCTGGTATTGCGGTTTTCCCGGCCAGAGTATGCCGCGGCCCTGCCAGTGTTCTACATCCTCGCGACCGCCGCATGGGTGCTCTTAATCCACGCGGTGGTGAGGCCGCTCGCCGTGAGTTTGGATTTACTGAAATGGGATAACCTGGCGCAGATGACGGCGGTCGTGGCTTTATTCGCCCTCTTGCTCTCTGGCCGATTGGACGCCATGACGCTGGCTTTTTTCCAGTTAGCCGTCGCGCTGCCAATGCGTATCCTATTTAACCTGCCAGTCTGGAGACGGATGCTCGCCCTGACTTCCGATGGAGCTGCTGGAGGAGGCGTAATCACGCGGCAATCGAGTGAGCTGCGGCCGGGTCGCATGGTCGAGTGAAGACACGCCGGCAAGTGTCCTCGGCACTAACTTTCAAGATCGATCACGGTAGCGTTGGACGACACAGTGAGACGTGTATAACATTCGAACCTGAGAATCATGTGCGTGAGGGAAGTAGGCTCGTGAATGAGAGGCGGTGGAGTAAACGCGGCGCATGGTGAGTTCAGCGCATGCCATCCGAGGCGCGAGCGCGCCACTCGTCTCCGTGCTCCTCCCCGTCTATAACCGTGAGGGCTCGGTCGGCCGCGCCATCAGAAGTGTGCTGGCCCAGACGTACGCCCCCTACGAAATTATTGTAATTGACGACGGATCAACCGATGGCACCCTGAACGTCGTGGAAGGTTTCGGGGCGCAGGTTACGGTCGTTTCACAAGCCCACGCCGGGGTCTATGCGGCGCGTAACGCCGGCCTCCGTCGCGCGCGGGGTGAGCTTGTAGCCTTCATCGACTCTGACGACGCGTGGCTCCCCGACAAGCTCGCGGCGCAAGTGCCGCTAATGAGCCGGCCCGCGGTCGGGCTGGTCTTCGGCGACGCCGTTCACGTCAGCGAGCCGCGCGATAACTCGCCGCGCACCGGACGGACTTCGTTCGGCGTAGCGGCGCCGCGCCGCGGGCGGGTAGCTGATCGCTTTTCATGGTGCAATTTCGTCCCGACGTGCACCGCGCTGGCGCGACGCCGCTGCCTGGAAGAAAGCGGCGGCTTCTCTGAGGCGAGCTCGGTTTCGGCCGACTACCTCGCGTGGTTCCGCATCGCCCTGCGCTACGAACTGGATTACGTCGAACGCGTCGTGGCCGAGTACACGGTCCACGACGATGGCATCAGCTACGCGCTCGGCAGGTCGGTCGCTGCGAGGATCGACCTCTTTTCGGAGGAGCTGGCGCGCACAGCGGACCCTGCGGCTCGCGCCGTGCTACGGCGACTGCTCTTCAATCTCTCTGTTCATCTCGCCCTCGCCGCATTGCGCGGGCGGGCGCGCGAGGTAAACAAGCCTTTGCGGCTCGCCTGGCGCACCGCCTCGGGCACGACGGGACTTGATGCGGCGCCGTGGTTGGCCGCTTTCGCGGCCGAGCAATTTCGCGTGCGGACGCGGCGGTTATTCTCATGACCAGGCCTTTAGTCAGCGTCGTCATCGAAACGGTCACCGCGCGGGAGGACGGGACTGCCGTCCCGCCAGCCGACTGCATCGGCGGCGCGCTCGACGGCCTGGGCCGTCAGACCTGGCCGCAGCAGTTGATCGAACCGATTGTCGTAATCGACGGCGACATGGCTGAGGCTGACGCAGCCGAGATTCGTCGCCGCTATCCGTCGGTGAAAGTGGTCTCCTCGGCAGAGAGTAACTACCTCGCAGCGAAGAACGCCGGTGCGGCGGCCGCCGCCGGCGACATCGTCGCGCTGCTCGACGCGGACTGCGTGCCCGAGGACGACTGGTTGGAGACGTTGCTGGCGCCATTCGAACGCGACGAAAGTGTGGCCGCTGTCGGCGGTCGCACCCGTTACGGGGGTGGGTCGTGGGCCGCGCGTACGTTTTCCGTCCCCGATTTCGCCTACGTCCTGGCGGGAGAGGATGGGGTCGCCGCCGGGTTCGTCATTAATAACGTGGCGTTCAGGCGCGAGGTGATTTTGGCGCACCCGTTTGAGGCGCGCATTCGCCGTGACGGTGGATGCTACCTGCTCTTTCATCAACTCCGCGCCCGGGGATTGCGTGTGCTGATCGAACCGCGCGCGATTGTCGAGCATGCCCCGGACGTGGGCGGTCTCGGCTTCGCGCGTAAACATTTCAAGCGCGGGTATGACGGCGTCGCTGTCTACCGCCTGGACGCCCAGGGCGTTCTGCGCGGCACGCGCCTCCTGCTCCGCCTTGGCCCCGCGGCGCTGGTGCCGATCACGGGCCGCCGTATCGTCGACGACTGGCTGCGCCTCGTCCGCCACCGCCGCCAGATCGGTATTCCGCGCCTGGCGGTGCCGTATTTTGGTGCAGTCGCCGTCGTCACGCGATCCGTCGAGTTGGCGGGGGGATTGGCGGCTTTTCTCTCACCCGAATTGGGGAACCCTAAGTCCTGATGCTCCGAGACGCCTCTATCGTCTGTCTCTCATCGATAGACTGGACATTCAACCGGCAGATCCCGCAAGAGGTCGCCCTCGCCCTGGCCGCAGGGGGCAGCCGCGTGCTCTTCGTGGAGAACACCGGCGTGCGTCGTGCGGTCTTGCGCGATGCGGCTCGCCTCTGGGCGCGTCTTCGACATTGGCTGCAAGCCCGCGGCGGCGCGTGGCACACGGCCGAAGGCGTAGATGTACTTTCGCCTCTGCTGCTGCCGTTCCCGTACTCGCCAAGCGCGACCTCCACGAATGTGCGTCTGCTCGTCCGCGCCATCCGCGCGTGGTTGGGCGACGGCGGCGGCCCGCTAATCGTAATCACCTTTTTGCCGACGCCGCTCACCCGCGCGGTGATCGCTGCACTCCGCCCGGCGCTCGTCGTCTATTACTGCCTCGACCGGCTCGAAGAGAGTTCGCCGGGTGCGCGCCGCGTGGCGCAGTCGGAGCGCCTGCTGTTCGCCGAGGCAGACCTGGTGCTGGTGACGTCGGGCCTCCTTTACAAATCAGCTGCCGGAGCGTCATCGCGCGTGGAGTTGCTGGCGAGTGGCGTCCACATAAAACAGTTCGAGAAGGCGCTGGATGCGCGCGCGGCGCCGCTTGCAGCGCTGGCTGGTATACCGCGCCCAGTTATCGGTTACGTTGGCAGCATTCGCAGCGCGACAGATCTGTCTTTGGTCGCACGCGCCGCAGAGTTGGCGCCCGATCTTCAGTTTGTGCTGGCGGGTCCGCGGTTCGTTGATGTTGCACAGCTCGCGGCGCGTCCGAACGTGCGGATACTCGACCGCATCCCTCACGAACATATCGCGCGCTACATGGTGCGCTTCGACGTGGGCATCCTGCCCTATTCGATTGACGAGTTCACAGCCGGCATCATGCCGGTGAAGCTCAAGGAGTATTTAGCTGCCGGCCTCCCCGTGGTGGCGACAGCGCTGCCTGAGGTAGTGCGCTTTGCGGACGAGCACCCCGGGCTCGTGAGATTCGCCGGCGACCCGGCCGGCTTCGTCGCCGCCTTGCGAGAGGCGCTCTCCGACAAGGCACCCGAGGCGCTCGCGCATCGCACGATGGTCGCGCGGCAGTTCGACTGGGGAGATCAAATGGCCCGGATGAAGCAGCTGATCGAGCAGGCGCTCGCAAGGACATGTTCGGGATAAAGCGACGGGTCCGGCACATCTTGCGGCGCCTGGGTTACGACATCCCCCATCCGCCACTTACTCTATGCCCCTCGTCAATAAATTCAGCTACCGTCCCGAGGTCGACGGCCTCCGTGCGATCGCCGTCGTAGCTGTCGTTCTCTATCACGCCGGGGGATTCTACTGTCACGGCGGCTATGTCGGTGTGGACGTTTTTTTTGTGATTTCGGGTTTCCTGATCACCTCTTTGATCTGGAGGGATCTCGAAACTGGTCGCTTCACGTTTGCCTACTTCTGGGAACGGCGGGCGCGGCGGATCGTTCCCGCGCTGGTCGTGGTTACGGCCGCGACTTTAGTGGCCGGGTGGTTCCTGCTGCTGCCGGGCGATTATAAGAACCTGGGTCAGGAAGCCGCAGCGCTGGCAGTGTTTGGCGCGAACGTTTACTACTGGCGTAACACCGGCTACTTCGAAGGCGGCGCGGACGAAAAGCCTCTGCTGCACACCTGGTCTCTGGGGGTGGAGGAACAGTTCTACCTGTTAGTTCCGTTCCTGCTCTGGGGAATATTTCGCGTTAAGGCTCTGCGTACTCGGGCGGGCGTCTTTTCAATCCTTTTGGCCGGGTTCACCGTCAGTTTCGCCTTAAGCATCTATGGCGTTATTAAGTCGCCAAGCGCCACATTCTACCTTCTTCCAACCCGCGCCTGGGAGCTGCTGCTGGGGGCACTTGTCGCCTTCGTTCCTCCCGCTTTCGCGCTGCCGAGTCGCCCGCGCCTCCGCGAGCTTTTAGCGCTTGCGGGCCTGGCTCTGATCCTCGTTCCGGTCTTCGCCTACACTCCGGAAACGCCTTTCCCCGGAGCCGCCGCGCTCTCTCCCTGTCTCGGTACGGCGCTAATAATCTGGGCGAACGAACGAACAGAGGGACGAATTCCGACGGCCGTCGGCGTGGCGCTATCAAGTCGCCCAATCGTTTTCCTCGGCTTAATCTCGTACTCGCTTTACCTGTGGCACTGGCCGTTGCTGGCCTTCAGTAAATATTGGACGCTGGCACCTCTTAGCGCTGACCTCGGCTTCGCGACGCGCGTCGGCATGCTGAGTTTAGGATTCTTGTTAGCCGTCCTCTCGTGGAAATATGTGGAGACACCTTTGCGCACGCGGAGATTGGGGACATCCAGGAAATCGGCATTCCTCTTCGCCGGAACAGGACTCATAGTTATTTTAAGCGGCGGGCTGATATGCCTAACGATGCAGGGATTTCCCAAACGCTTCTCTGAACTGGCGAACGAATTTGCTAACGCAAAATCCGACAGGGCCTTCCTCATTAATGTTACGCCCGACGACGCCCGTGCCGGCAACCTTGTCCCGATTGGTGTGGTGAATCCGGCGCTGCGCCCTTCGGTCTTAGCCTGGGGCGATAGCCATGCCATGTCTGCGATACCGGCACTGGACGCTTGCCTTAAGGATAAGGGGCTGGCCGGACGCGCCGCCACTCACTCCGTCACGGCACCGGTTCTTAACTGGTTTATGGTTTCGAAGTTCGGCCTGAGTAAGGATTCCATCGCTTTTAATGATGCCGTTCTCTCTTATGTTCGGAGCCAACAGGTCCCCCATGTGATTCTGATCGCCAACTGGACTGATTACGCTGGTGCGAGCGACGGCGGCTTTAACAGTGCGTTGTTGTTAACGATCCGGCAGCTCGTCGCCGCAGGTTCGCAGCCGTGGATCATGCTGTCTGTTCCCGAACACACATTCGACGTCCCGAAGGTGCTCTCGCGCTCAGTCATCTTCCGCACAGATCTCGCACCCTTCTCAACCAAACGGGCGGCGAGTGATGCGTTTGATAAGATCGACCGGACTACGATCAGCGACATAGAATCTGCAGGCGGTCGCATTCTTGATCCAAAGCCCAGGTTCCTCGATCCGGGTGGTCAGCGATACGTTTATCTGGCCGACGGAGTCGTTCTCTACCGTGATCATCATCACCTGACGACGAGAGGGGCGAAACTCATGCTGCTGCCACTTTTCTGCGATTCGTTGACATCGAAGCAGCGTTAAGCGTGAGTGAGGAAAGCTCAGACAGATGGCGCACAGGAAAAGTTATGTGAGCCGATTTTTCCAGCAGGTCCAGATCCACGGGCCAATCGCGGCGACGAAGCTATTCGCCCGGGTCGCGGTGTCGAGGGCAAAGGTGGTGCTGGCCAATAAGCTGCTGCCCGCGCGTGTGGCTTGCCCCTGCTGCGGTTGGCGGGGGCGAAGGTTTAACGATTACATCCAAGTCGGCCACCGGGTGAATAACGCGACGTGTCCGCAATGTGCCAGCCACTCGCGCCACCGTTCTTTATTCCTGTGGGCCTCACGGCAATTCAATCTAGCGGAGAAGAGTGGCCGAGCGCTCGTCTTCGCTCCCGAGAAGGCGACCGCGACGCTGTGGTCTGAGGCACCGTGCCTCAGTGTCTGGCGTGTTGATCTGGAAGCCGGTCGCGGCGTGGACTTGCTCGTCGAGATCCGGGCCCTACCCTTCGCCTCAGATTCGATCGATCTCATCTGGTGCCACCACGTGCTCGAGCATGTCGAGAATGATCTAGCGGCGATCCGCGAGCTCGGTCGCGTGCTACGCCCCGGGACGGGCGAGTTGATCGTCTCGGTGCCGATGGGGGCCGGGGCGGCGACGGAAGAATACGGGTTCCCTGACCCATCCCTGTCCGGCCACTGGCGGCTTTACGGTTTTGATTTCGTGGATCGCCTGGCCGAAGGGGGGCTGTCGGTAAGTCCCATTGACTCTAAAGTGTCGGCTGAGGAGCGCAGGCTTTATGCCATCGAACCAAAACCCTGCTACGTGTGCAGAAAAGCAGAAACCTCAGCCGCGGCTGCCAACGGCTGGGAATGATGTTTGACGAAGGGGCTGGTTTCGACGAGTCAGAGAGGAATGAAGCCAACGTCATCTAAACAAACTTGCCGGCTTCACCTTCGTCTTCCCTGGGCGGGTCGAGTCTTTGTAGGAACTTTGGCCACTGAACAGAAAAAGCGGTTGCCCTTCAAATGAAAAGCAACCGCTTTGAGAATGGCGGAGCCGACGGGACTCGAACCCGCGACCTCCGACGTGACAGGCCGGCGTTCTAACCAACTGAACTACGACTCCGCAGGGAAAGCAGATGTCAGAGGTCAGATATCGGAAGTCAGCTTTGTTTCTTTTCTGACCTCTGACTTCTGACCACTGACTTCTGCCTTTTGGTGGGCGCGGAGGGACTCGAACCCCCAACCTCTTCCTTGTAAGGGAAGCCGTCTACCATTGACATACGTGCCCGATTTCAAAAATCGACTCGAAATGACTGCGTCACGACGAAGTGCCATCGTAAGGAAAAGCAACGAAGAGGTCAAGACGTGTTCAGCCTGAACGATCGCGGTTACAGCGCTTTTCCCGCCACGTTTTTGCGGCTATAGTTGTTTCACCCCAGCACTACCTTTTTTTACCGGCTCAGGAAATGCGATTCGTCATCCCCAGCTTTATCGTCGGTTTGTCGCTGTCCCTCGTGTTTGCGGCGACCGCCGCTAACCAGGAGCCACAGCCAAACAAGCAGCAGCGACCGCGCACCGTCGGCCAGGGCAACTCCCAGAGTAACTCAAAAGGCGATTCCAACAGTTCGCAACCTCCCACGAACACCACCGCTGAGGAAGTTGACGAAGGCGATATCGTCCGCGTTGAGACCCAACTCGTTTCGGTGCCCGCTGTCGTGACGGATAGAAACGGACGCCCGCTCGCCGGATTGAAACTCGAAAACTTCGCGGTCCTGGAAGACGGCAAGGCGCAGGCGCTGACAAACTTCGCGACGACAGAAACGCCTTTCGAGATCGCCTTGCTGCTCGATACTTCGGGTTCGACGCGTGAAGACCTGGGATTGATTCGCGACGCCGCGAACGCTTTCATTGCCGCGCTGCGCCCCGGTGATCGCGTCGCGATCGTCGCCTTTAAGAATCGCCAGGACGATGGCATACCGATGGCAACGGTCGATTTGCGGTCGAGCCTGACGGACAATCGCGGGGATTTACGAGTCGCGATTGAAAGTCTGGGCACGAGTAACGGCACGCCGTTCTACGATTCGCTGGCAGAGATCAGCAAGCAGATTTTTCGGGAACAGCGTCAGGACGAAATTCGCGGCCGCCGCGCCGTCGTCGCGCTCACCGACGGGGTGGACTCAAGCAGCAACATCAACTTTGACGATGCACGGGCGACTCTGGCGCGGACTGGTGTTGCCGCGTATTTCATTCAGCTCAGCACTGAGGACTATGTCGAAGATCGTCTCCTGAAGGATTGTGAGGACGACGGCCGCCTGACGCTCTCGTCAAAGCAACTTGAACGCTTTCGCCGTCTTTTCGTGCCCACCGCGCAGAAAGAAGACTATCAGGATTTCTGCCGGCTGGGTCAGTTCGAGCGGATGGACATCAGCCGCCGGCTCTACAATCTCGCGCGTACAGAAATGAACGAGCTTGCGCGCGGGACGGGCGGCAGAAATTTTTCGGCGGCAACATTGCGGGACGCGCGCGCGGCGTTTGCGGAAGTGGCGAAAGAGATCGGCACCCAATACAGCCTCGGCTACTATCCTTCTAACAAGACTCGGGATGGTCAGTTTCGAAAAATTAGCGTTGAGATTCGCGGCGTGAAAGATGCGCAGGTGCGCGCGCGTGAAGGATATTACGCGCCGAAGCAGTGAGCAGTGTGCAGTGAGCAGTGAGCAGTGGGCAGTGAGCAGTGAGCAGTGAGCAGTGAGCAGTGAGCAGTGAAAACTACGGACTCTCAAAGTAGTTTCAAGAATTCTTCGTTAGTAAACCCAGCCTGTTTGATGATCGACTGAAGCGTTCCTCGCTTCATGTCCCGATTATGAAATGGAACAACAACTTGAAGTGTGGGCTTTTCTGGATGCTTTAGAACATAGTGGCTTCCACTAGTACGCCGGACGAAAAAGCCCGTACGCTCAAGGGCTCTGATCAATTGTCTTGGCTTTATTGCTGGAAGACTTCGCTTCATGAGGGGAACCTAACACAACCGTGTTCGGTGATTGCGGGAGGAGTGGCCGCGAAGGGAGTGGCTGCATCACGACGCGAGCGCTATTTCCACAGGCTCCGCAATGGGTGTCTTGTCAGAAGGGATCGGCAAGCCGTCCTCCCGCAGGGTTTCCAGATACAAACGCAACGCATCCTCCGCCATCCGTCGCGCTTCTTCCAACGTGTCGCCTTCCGTAACTAAACCTGGCAGGGCTGGGCATGTCACCACGTAACCACCTTCTTCGGCGGGCTCGAACAGCATGGTGAAGGTATAGGTTCCGTTTGCTTCCACGGGTCGGATTATATAACTTATCGTCCCTAATCTCGATGACCACTTTCAATCGAATAACACTTATCGTCCTCGACGGCGCCGGCATTGGCGCCATGCCGGACGCGCCGGAATGGGGCGACGCCGGCTCAGACACGTTCGGGCACATTTGCGAATCACGCCAGTTGAAACTGCCGAACCTGCAAGGTCTTGGGCTCGGCAACATTCGCCCGCTCAACGGCGTACCCGCAATCGAAAATCCGCGCGGTGGTTACGGGAAATGCGCACTGAAATCGAATGGCAAGGACACCACGACCGGGCATTGGGAAATGGCGGGAATCATTCTTGAGCGCGCCTTTCCCACTTATCCAAACGGTTTTCCGCAAACGTTGATTGATGAGTTCGTCGCGAAAACGAATGTGCCAGGAGTCCTCGGTAACTTTCCGGCGAGCGGCACTGAGATCATCAAAGAGCTCGGCGAAGATCATGTGCACACCGGTAAACCGATTGTTTACACCTCAGGCGATTCCGTTTTTCAGATCGCCGCGCATGAAGAAATCATTCCGCTCGATCGTCTTTACGAAATCTGTGAGACCGCGCGTGACATGCTGCGCGGCGAGCACGAAGTTGGACGGGTAATCGCGCGACCTTTTCTCGGCAAGCCCGGCGAGTTCTTTCGCACGGAGAACCGGCACGATTATGCTGTGCCGCCGCCGCGCGAGAATCTTCTGCCGCTGCTGAGCGAACACGGTCTGGACGTAGTCAGCATAGGCAAGATCGCCTCGATCTACGATTCAACGGGAGTAACACAGGATCTGACTGCCAAGAACAACGGCCAGTCGATGGATCAGACTATCGCCGCGTTGCGCGCCAACACGCGCGGCCTGATCTTTTCAAATTTCGTTGATTTCGACATGCTCTACGGCCATCGCCGCGACACCGAGGGCTATGCGCGGGCGCTCGAGACGTTCGATGAGCGCTGGCCGGAACTCGAAGCGGCCATGCGTGAAGACGATCTCGTAATTCTGACTTCTGATCACGGCAACGATCCCACCTATCCCGGGACCGATCATACTCGGGAATACGCGCCATTAGTCGTTTATGGAAATAAAGCGAAGCCGGGTATCGATCTGGGTACGCGCGATTCGCTGTCCGACATCGGCAGCACGATTGCTGAGAACTTCGGCCTGAGTCTCAAAGCCGGCAAGAGTTTTCTCTCTCAGATTTCGTAACTGAGAGTGGAAGTCTACCGCTCGCGTAAGCGAGTGGAACAAGGAGACAACAATCAATGAACCGCAA is a genomic window of Pyrinomonadaceae bacterium containing:
- a CDS encoding acyltransferase family protein, which encodes MPLVNKFSYRPEVDGLRAIAVVAVVLYHAGGFYCHGGYVGVDVFFVISGFLITSLIWRDLETGRFTFAYFWERRARRIVPALVVVTAATLVAGWFLLLPGDYKNLGQEAAALAVFGANVYYWRNTGYFEGGADEKPLLHTWSLGVEEQFYLLVPFLLWGIFRVKALRTRAGVFSILLAGFTVSFALSIYGVIKSPSATFYLLPTRAWELLLGALVAFVPPAFALPSRPRLRELLALAGLALILVPVFAYTPETPFPGAAALSPCLGTALIIWANERTEGRIPTAVGVALSSRPIVFLGLISYSLYLWHWPLLAFSKYWTLAPLSADLGFATRVGMLSLGFLLAVLSWKYVETPLRTRRLGTSRKSAFLFAGTGLIVILSGGLICLTMQGFPKRFSELANEFANAKSDRAFLINVTPDDARAGNLVPIGVVNPALRPSVLAWGDSHAMSAIPALDACLKDKGLAGRAATHSVTAPVLNWFMVSKFGLSKDSIAFNDAVLSYVRSQQVPHVILIANWTDYAGASDGGFNSALLLTIRQLVAAGSQPWIMLSVPEHTFDVPKVLSRSVIFRTDLAPFSTKRAASDAFDKIDRTTISDIESAGGRILDPKPRFLDPGGQRYVYLADGVVLYRDHHHLTTRGAKLMLLPLFCDSLTSKQR
- a CDS encoding class I SAM-dependent methyltransferase, yielding MAHRKSYVSRFFQQVQIHGPIAATKLFARVAVSRAKVVLANKLLPARVACPCCGWRGRRFNDYIQVGHRVNNATCPQCASHSRHRSLFLWASRQFNLAEKSGRALVFAPEKATATLWSEAPCLSVWRVDLEAGRGVDLLVEIRALPFASDSIDLIWCHHVLEHVENDLAAIRELGRVLRPGTGELIVSVPMGAGAATEEYGFPDPSLSGHWRLYGFDFVDRLAEGGLSVSPIDSKVSAEERRLYAIEPKPCYVCRKAETSAAAANGWE
- a CDS encoding VWA domain-containing protein; translation: MRFVIPSFIVGLSLSLVFAATAANQEPQPNKQQRPRTVGQGNSQSNSKGDSNSSQPPTNTTAEEVDEGDIVRVETQLVSVPAVVTDRNGRPLAGLKLENFAVLEDGKAQALTNFATTETPFEIALLLDTSGSTREDLGLIRDAANAFIAALRPGDRVAIVAFKNRQDDGIPMATVDLRSSLTDNRGDLRVAIESLGTSNGTPFYDSLAEISKQIFREQRQDEIRGRRAVVALTDGVDSSSNINFDDARATLARTGVAAYFIQLSTEDYVEDRLLKDCEDDGRLTLSSKQLERFRRLFVPTAQKEDYQDFCRLGQFERMDISRRLYNLARTEMNELARGTGGRNFSAATLRDARAAFAEVAKEIGTQYSLGYYPSNKTRDGQFRKISVEIRGVKDAQVRAREGYYAPKQ
- a CDS encoding type II toxin-antitoxin system HicB family antitoxin encodes the protein MEANGTYTFTMLFEPAEEGGYVVTCPALPGLVTEGDTLEEARRMAEDALRLYLETLREDGLPIPSDKTPIAEPVEIALAS
- a CDS encoding phosphopentomutase, encoding MTTFNRITLIVLDGAGIGAMPDAPEWGDAGSDTFGHICESRQLKLPNLQGLGLGNIRPLNGVPAIENPRGGYGKCALKSNGKDTTTGHWEMAGIILERAFPTYPNGFPQTLIDEFVAKTNVPGVLGNFPASGTEIIKELGEDHVHTGKPIVYTSGDSVFQIAAHEEIIPLDRLYEICETARDMLRGEHEVGRVIARPFLGKPGEFFRTENRHDYAVPPPRENLLPLLSEHGLDVVSIGKIASIYDSTGVTQDLTAKNNGQSMDQTIAALRANTRGLIFSNFVDFDMLYGHRRDTEGYARALETFDERWPELEAAMREDDLVILTSDHGNDPTYPGTDHTREYAPLVVYGNKAKPGIDLGTRDSLSDIGSTIAENFGLSLKAGKSFLSQIS